The segment TCAGCAATTTATTCCTACCTATTTCAAACACATTTCATTTCCGTTTGTCTTGCCATACCATAGTTCTTGATCGCAACATAACAAAATGTCAGTCGACGGACAATCGCCACGAAGAGGCTCTATATCCTCAGCAAATACACCAATCCTTCCGCCAGCATCAGCATTTGCGCAAAAGCGCGCTTTAGAAGATGATCATCAACCTGCAGTATCATCACCTCTCAATCCAGAATTCAAAGTTCAAAAGACTGGAGATGAAACACCAGGTGGCATTCGCGAACGAGCTTCAAGGGCTAAAAAGGAAtcgttgaagaagagagaatcgAAGGCAGGATCGCTTGCGCCAGAAGGAAGTGCAAGAGCTACTCCAGATCCAAGATCAAGCTCTTCCAGCAAGAAGAAAGCCGTAATCAATTGTGTTACTCCTCTACGATACAAGATACCTCCACCGAAACTACCGGATTTCGAAGCTCCTCGTGGGCCGACTCTCGTTCCTTCGCATACCAAAACCACTCCAGATGGTACTGAGATTCAATTCCATGAGACTACTGATCAGTAAGTTTACGGCACACACCGTATAGATGATTAAACTCATAAATATTTAGCGTATATAACAAGAAGAACTTTCGATATACCCGTGGCATAGCAGATCCAGCCTTTCCTTCCATTCTTTACTACCGACAAACCGAAACGGAACCTTTTGGTGCTCGACTAAGTTTTGAAGACTCGGCCCCCcatatgatgatggatgaatcgGCGAGACACATTACAACAGATAAGGGCTTTAGAATGGCGAAGGCCAATGTAGGAATAAGGGAAGGTCGTTGGTATTGGGAATGTAAGATCACAAGTGGTGTGCCGAGGCCTAAAGCAGGAGAGCCAGCGCAAGAGTCGCATGGGCACGTTCGAATGGGGTTCGCAAGAAGAGAAGCAGCCCAAGATGCACCAGTTGGGTTCGATGCTTATAGTTATGGTATCCGGGATGTAGCTGGGCAAAAAGTATGGATGTCTCGACCCAAGGACTTCTTCCCTGCAGGAGAATCTATCTATGAAGGAGATGTTATTGGGCTAGAGATCAATCTTCCTTCCGAAAAATTACATCGAAAAGTCGTCGAAGGAAATTACAACCCAGCAGTCGATCTcactgatgaagatgacggCGGAATGGAACGAGCAGATATGATACGAGATCGAGTACCTATTCGATTCAAAACTCACCTCTACTTTGAACAAATCGAATATTCCACATGCAAGGAGCTAGAAGAACTCATGAACCCATCGCCAGTCATATCATCAACTGGGGGTGTCGCGTCTGCAATTCAAGATCCCGGACCAACTCATCCTGTACCAGCTCTCCGCACTCTTCCACACTCATCTATTAAAGTCTACAAAAATGGAAAGCTAATCGGAACACCATTTACGGATCTCCTATCCTTCCTCCCACACGCCTCGAAACCACAACCTCAAGTTGGAGCCAGAGAAGGTCTTGATGATGGGATGCTTGGTTATTTTCCCGCCGTATCAGTCTTTCGGGGTGGTGCAGCAGAAGTCAATTTCGGTCCTCAATGGTGGTATCCTCCATCAGGTTTGAGCACAGAGGATGGTGATGTGGATATGGTCAATGATGAATCATCTCTACCCAAACTTAGAGCAGCGAGCGATCGATACGATGAGCAAATCGTAGAAGACATTCTTTATGATATTGTTGACGAAGTTGATTTCTGGATTAGAGATGGAGGGGATAGTGGGAAGGGTAAAAAGAGGGATTTACAGTTCGCCAACGGAGGAGCGGCAAATGGCGGGGGACtgggaggtggagatgcAGGTGGAGAGATTAAGGAATTGGTGCAGGATGATGAATAGGTTGATGGAGAACCTTGTGCAGCAACCTGCTTTTGAGATAATGTGTGCAAGGTGGAATAGGATGGTTATTTTTTAAGGACACAGGTTTAAAAACGGGCGCGGACACGGACATAAGTGGCGTTTTGGTGCGTGCTATGTAATTGAAATAGGAGTGTTAATTTGCTGGGCATACATTTTTTTAGATGGTGGTTGGTAGCTGTGCAAAAGGAGCTGATATATATTGTCAGGAAATGGGAGAGGGCATAATGATGGGGCAACAGAGAGATATAATACCAAATTATGAGTTGCTAAAGAAGCAGCGGAATCAAACCTATTTAACTATGGTTACTCTACataattattatagttaCAAGAGCATTTTGGGGGGGTTTTCGGGCATAGGTGATGGCATAGGTGATGGTATAGGTTTAATATGATTATGACTCCGTCCGTAGATGTCTGTTCAAAACCCctttgaatatatagatataggaATAGGATAGACAAGTTCATCGCGGAATTGTTACCTCTGCTGCCAGAAAGTGTACAAACTCCGGAGCTAGATGATACACATACCACAAGATGATAAACTACAAGAGGACTAACCCGATTTTCTCAGAAACAAAACCGCACACTTTCTGGCAGCACGGGTGTCTATGTTTTGATATCAGGGGTTTTTGTGACACGAGTGAATACCACTAGTAAAATCGAAACGCGTATTGTGAACTCCTTTTGCTCGGCGAGCTCGATCGGTAGCAACTGCTTGGCACTCGAGCACTATACGGTGAGAGCTTGCGGTGATTACCTCTTCATTTAAAGTATTGTTATAGATAGACACTAGGTCGTCCACGTTTGCAGTCCATATACGTGTACCCAATCTAACGAGTAAAGGAAACTCAACAGAATCCGTCGAATTATGGATGCGATTATCAATCCTCGGTCCCGAAACCAGTACTCGCGAGTACCTGATGCGAGTACGAGGGACTGGACACTCAGTTCCGGGAATTCGGGATCCACAAGGCTGCGCACGATCCTTGAAACTTGGACTGGACAGGACCGAGAAGGAACTTGGGAAGACTTATTATTAATGCATGCCGGTACTTGGAAGGGGATATGGATGTTCTCCGCTCCTGATATCCGTTTCACGATTCCATTGATGGGTGTGATGAGGTGATCGGGGTGTAAGCTTTCCAGCCATTGGATTCTCCAGGTATGTTGCTGCGTTTTCTGATATGGTATTTATATCCTCGAGGATTGTGTACAGAGAAGGTCCTTGGGCATATTATACCTAACGATCTGAGCCTCGATCGTTATTTTTATCCTCAAGTTATTCTATTCCGCCGCCATCGGTGGTAATCTGCTGGCTCTTTGACTAACAACGATGATGAGGTTTATTTCTGATCTATATTTGACCTATAAGCcaatatatatacctacGTACAATGAAATATTCACACCTATGATATATTATCCCGATTGTCAGAGAAATCTTTGAATTgagatgttttttttttggattcttGAGTTCCTCGAAGACTAAAGCTATACACCTAGCTATCCAACTGCCTGTCTATACATCTGCTCGAGTACAGGAACTTGAATCAACACCCCCTAAACTTATTCATGTTGTGTTAAAGAAAAGAGAACCGAGCCCTTCAATAAAGTATATACCCCTGTAATTATACACAGTCCTTGTAATTCCGTTCCACCAACCTATTTAAGTAGTGGTTCGCTTACGACAATTGGGAACGTGTTAGCTTTTTAGTCCAGTTCCCCATCTGGAATTCGATAGGGAAAACTTTATTTGATCCTCAAACCAAGATGAAAAGACTTGTTAGTGACATTCGATTTTGTAAAGAGTATAATATTCAACAATAGGGCCTTTCGATTCTATATACCCCCTTGTACCAATATATTTCCTTTCCCCAGATGTTAGCTTGCCGGCCAGCAAGGCTACTGCCGCTTCATCGTTAAGCTTCGAGAAAGTGTCAAATTGAGCCCCTACTCAGCCTCAAGTGGAGGTGTCTAGAAAGACTTTGAATATCTGATAGAAACGACTCGGATAAGGTCAAGAAGTCTATCCGAGTGCTTTTGGTAATATTCATGACCTCTACTGCCATCGATATCTTCCTTTGCTTAGCTCAAGTGGAAAGTTACAATAAAAGGTCTACAGCTACCCACATATTTACccatatattctttatttttcgGCACTCTTTCCTTATTAGCTCGGTCTTTTCACGACTTTTCGAATCCACCGATTCGAAAGGGGTCAACAACGTCCTGACACAAGACTAAACCCgagattttgagagattCCTAGAGTTGATCTCCCGCTTCTGCAGCTTCTATGACATGGATTCCAGAACACCCAGACACCGTTAGTCTTcattaataatctattcattaCGTATTTCGAGCAAAGTCAGCTGATTGGGACATAGGAACTGCATGTGATGCATGCAAACGAATGAAGGTATACATGATCAAAGTCGCTTTGTTTTCCACATCTTACTGATGATCATCAGATCAGATGCGAATGGGATCAGGAAGGAAAATGCAATCGTTGCCATGGACGGGAGATGGAGTGCACCGTCACGACAAAGGAGcggaaaaagagagagagaaagaagtatgAGATAATCTGAATCGTAATCAACATATCTAACTGGTTTGTAGGGTCAATAATATCTCTCTCTTAGAAGATAGGCTGAAACGTATGGAGTATGCTATGACATCTTCAGGGCTTAGTATTGATGCCTCTGGTGTTGAAAGACAGATGTCAGAGGAGATAACCGATCAAGCCGGCATGTTTGAAAAGTTCTCTGCGCTCACTATAAGTAATAGCGGAAGTGAAAACTTTAGGGGCAAGTCTAGATCATATTTCCCGATGAATTCTCTCATTAACATAATCAGGTGCTGCTTCTGGATTCTCCATGCTTTCACCAGAAGGTCTTCAACTTATCACCAAATTGACTGGAAATAACGATTTTGCAAATTTCATGGCTTCTACAAACTTTACAACAATGAACCAATACTCTGTGTCCTCGTCAATATGGCATGCGATGCCTGATGATCAACACAAGCCGCTTCCACCCAAGGAAGTTGCAGATAAGGCCTTGGAATGTAAGTTTATTGCTCATTTCTTATGAACACAAAGTAATTGGTGTTCTTAGTTATTTTTGATAGAATGATGATCACGTGGCCTCTATTTGACCGAAAGACCTTTATGGAACGGTACTCACGCAAATATCCGGTCAAATGTTCAGAAGACCCTGCTTGGTATGCGTGTCTCAACATCTGTTTTGCTCTTGCTACGATCATGCGCAAAGAAGAATTGCCTGGAAGTTCGCCTCGAACGCCTCAAACTACAAAGTCTACAGGGCCTGAAGAACTGGAGAATATGGCTTGGTGGAGATGGCTTCGGAACGCAGCCAGTACTTTTGTTGATATGCAATTTGGACCACCTTCTCTCATGGCTGTGCAGGCAATGTCTGGACTTGTAACTCTCTCTCCATCAGCATGTATTATGGAACGTATTAACCTCATATTAGGCATTCATTCTAGACACACTGTcagatccatatccatcttctGTTGTATCTGCAGCAGCGATTAGACTTGCACAAACCATTGGCCTTCATCGTAACATGTCCAATTCCGGCCTTGATGAGGCTGAAATAGAGCAAAGACGCAACGTTTTCTGGATTGCCGTCATGATTGAACGTGGCATAGTCATTCGTCAAGGTCGTCCATCACTGATtcatgatgaagatattggggTGGACTTACCACCTGCAAGTCAATATCCAAAGAACGCCGAGGGAAGATTTGTTACGTTTCGTCATAATGCTACTTTATCATTACTTCACGGTCGAGTATACAGTAGACTATACTCTGCAAAATCGTTTACCAAATCGAAAACGGAGAGACTGAAGATGGTTGGAGTGCTAGATGATGAACTTCAGCAATGGTGCGAGACTATTCCAATTGAAGTTCGACCGGGCCACCCTATAAAATGCGATGAACATCATATAGTTTCGGTTGTTTGTATGCAATGGGGTTATTACCAGTGTCTTAGTACCATTCATAGAGCATCATTATATTGTGGCCCAGGCTCCAtggacgatgatgatggcgaTAAATCCCAAAATGATTTCGATTGGAAACTGAATCCACGAGTATATGCCAGCGCTGCGATATGTGTTAATGCAGCAAGGAGAACGATCAATTTATTGGAAGATTGTACAAGACTATCAAACCCTATAGAAGGAAATGTTTTACGGTATGTCTGAAATGTGTCTGGATTCTATCTCACACTAACATATAATTACTAGCATGTCTATTTACAATGCACTTGCAGCATGTGTTACTCTTTTTGCAAATATTCTTCAACATCCTCTTGAGCCACAAGTACAGCCTGATCTTCAATTAATGAGTGATGTAGTATCATTTCTATCTAGCTTTGAAGATCAAGGCGCAGCGGAGAGTCACCCATCAGTACCAATCTTTCAAGAAATCAACCGTGTCGCCGTGGAACATGTTAAGAAGGCACAACGTAGAGCTCCGAAACTCACTAAGAGATCACGAGCTAGATCCTGTAATAATGAAGAACCGGATACAGAAAGTGATTACtcggatgatgaagattacAGGGCAGAGGAGTTGGAGAGTCGCAAGACACTCTCCGAGGTATGAGTGGCGAtctgattttgaaatgattctGGAGAACTAATATTGATTCTAGGTACAAGATCCAGGATCTCCGGTATCACCTGTTAACTCGGCAAATCTTCAAGcatctcctttctcttcagCACAACCACCGCCGTCCAACATTTCAACGGGTATACAATCATTCGAATCCAACTCGTCGAGTTATATACCAGAACACATTCCTACATCTATACACCAAAACTACATTAGACAACAAGCAGCACAAATTGCTCATCAATCTCCCCCATTTTATGAATCAAGTCCTCATGTACTACACATTACCAATCTCCCCGACATTGATGAGCAACACCAAGCTATCAATCCTTCAGATTACCCTGATCCATCTATAGACCCTCGACTCggatcccaatcccaatcttaCTCTTCACAAGCttacacacatacatccCACCCCGCTACCGGATTCTACTTTTCCTCTTCGgatcagcatcagcatcagcatcaacaaaatataaattcacaTCACTCGGAAACATATACAAATACATTGTCCAATCCACATGCCAGTCCGCAAGATCTGGTAAGTCAAGAGGAAGAACCTCTGCTTCCGCAAGATGGGAGTTGGTTTTTTCCGACGATTAGTCCGTGGTCGTATGGGGATGGATCGAATGTTAATTTGAATGGGGTTGGTGCGGTGATGGGGGGCGTGGGTGAAAATGAAGGGGCGATGTGGAGACATGGTGAGAATGGTGGTGAGGGAGGGGGGTTGGGAGGTTGGAATGGTCATGGGTAGTGGTGTGTGAGGTTGAGAGATGTATGGTGGTAGTGTGAAGCTTAATGCTAGTCGAGAAATCTTGATCAAGTCGATAGTTTGTATATACAGGCATGATTCATGCGATCTGGGCGGAGGAGGATGGAAGGAGGAAGGTGTAGGCTTGGATAGTCATCATACCATTTCACTACTACGAATTTTGAATACCAGTTTTATTCCTCTTGAGCATACCAAGTAAATTTCACATCATGTGCTAGATAATCGATACTGAATATCTGAGTTGAATGGGAATATGCAAAAGGAGGAACGACtaatgaaatggaagattCATAACATAGATGGAAATGTATAATTGTACCTCTTATCTATGTAAACCTACCAAATAATATCTTACAAAAgtacaaataaacaaacaaatgaGACGAGGTAATTTATTAGTTATACAATGATAAATAGGATGAcatttattgataaatgtgtaatttcttcttcttcatctagAAACcttcaatcaattaataaaaaaatatagcAAGTAAGATCtcacaagaaaagaaaagaaaagaaaacacgAGATATTCCAACCATCCATTAACGATATGATACATACACGTGATTGAaatcatcccattcattcccttttgttgcacgtctcaAAAAGGACTGGCTGTTCGAGGGGAATTTTGGGTGTTGAGATTGCTTGGAACACcaggaaggaaggaaggaagggaaggaggaagagaggataCTGTTAAGATGGATTCGATTGTATCTGATGTCGATTCGTGTATCTTGGGAAGGAATTGTGATTGGTAGGATGATTCGTTTAACCTTATGTTAGAGATGGAATTATGGAATTACGGAGGGAAAGATGCGTAGATTTTTGATGTTACATCTAATCTAACAAATGAAGGATAAATGAATTCGATAGTTGAGTAGATTCCATACGTCAGTTCatacactcactcactcaccggtgaaagaaaagaaatggtgGAAGTGCGAAAAAGCTTGTGGTGGAGTGGATGgattattgtatatatttttaaaattcttGGTGCTCTTCAACAAACAATAATCCCTCGTGGCGCAATTGGCTAGCGCGTTCGACTGTTATCTGTAACAAGTCACGTGATCGAGAGGTTGGTGGTTCGAGCCCACCCGAGGGAGCTTGTCTTTTTGCATTTTAACTCACCTTCATTTCTTGTTGGTGAATGgattgcttttttttgatgGTGGTTCAAAAGATGGGTTGCTTTTGGTTTggaagttttgaaggatGGTTTTTGAAATGTGGggtaattgaatttttgtaatattgtCTGTCATGTCACGTGTCTGTATGCGGATGGGCTCGAACCATCAACCTGGCGTTCTGGAAGTTATTTCTTTAGATTTTAGCTGGAGTGAGCTTCTATTACATTCTGCTTTCTCCTTCTGATTTCTCTGATTTTTCTTTCGGTTGGGATGTTGGGTAGCAGAACTCTttctcttgaagaaaagatcgTTGTGTTGGGACGATATTACGCTGAACAAATGTGGCTATGCTATGTATGTGTGGCTTGAGAATGGAGGGGATGCCTGGGTGGCTTGTATCGGTCTCTCCATTGACAGCGAATTGAAAGCATGTGATACGTcgatggagaagaaacatCAAACCGCCGCTTGGGCGCGAAGCAGGGTTTCAAACGTATCCCTGTTGGATATGACGTGTGGCTGGGGCCGAATCTCTGGAGCTGGATCGAAGTACGGATGGTATGGCGAGTCgcaaatgaagatgagtggtgaataaagaaaaacGTGTGTTGCACAAGGGAGGGAGGTATGACCTGGATTGTGACCATGTTTTGGAACTTATATTCGATACGATAACTTACTCTACTTGTTCTAAAGGTTTTCTTCATATATTCACACATTCATACGTTCATATCTTTGGATTCAAGAAGATAAAAGACACCCAATACCCAGCACACCAAGAACACACAACAAGAATAATCGAATCACAATCATGCTCGAATATTTTACCTACAAAAAAGTCAAGAAACATAATGCC is part of the Botrytis cinerea B05.10 chromosome 1, complete sequence genome and harbors:
- the Bcbre2 gene encoding Bcbre2; translated protein: MSVDGQSPRRGSISSANTPILPPASAFAQKRALEDDHQPAVSSPLNPEFKVQKTGDETPGGIRERASRAKKESLKKRESKAGSLAPEGSARATPDPRSSSSSKKKAVINCVTPLRYKIPPPKLPDFEAPRGPTLVPSHTKTTPDGTEIQFHETTDHVYNKKNFRYTRGIADPAFPSILYYRQTETEPFGARLSFEDSAPHMMMDESARHITTDKGFRMAKANVGIREGRWYWECKITSGVPRPKAGEPAQESHGHVRMGFARREAAQDAPVGFDAYSYGIRDVAGQKVWMSRPKDFFPAGESIYEGDVIGLEINLPSEKLHRKVVEGNYNPAVDLTDEDDGGMERADMIRDRVPIRFKTHLYFEQIEYSTCKELEELMNPSPVISSTGGVASAIQDPGPTHPVPALRTLPHSSIKVYKNGKLIGTPFTDLLSFLPHASKPQPQVGAREGLDDGMLGYFPAVSVFRGGAAEVNFGPQWWYPPSGLSTEDGDVDMVNDESSLPKLRAASDRYDEQIVEDILYDIVDEVDFWIRDGGDSGKGKKRDLQFANGGAANGGGLGGGDAGGEIKELVQDDE